One region of Streptomyces rishiriensis genomic DNA includes:
- a CDS encoding RDD family protein has protein sequence MSELVTGEAVALELRPARLPSRALAVLLDLVVVFVVYVVVSIALVAATASLDEAAQIALSIAMFLLVLVGGPIAVETLSHGRSLGKMACGLRVVRDDGGPIRFRHALVRGALGVVEILLTIGVVACIASLVSARGRRLGDVFAGTLVVRERVPVARSGFVPPPPPWLAGRFQALDLSSVPDGLWLAVRQYLGRMYQLDPQVGQSMAERLAGDLAACTGTPVPQGVPAAAYLAAVVQERQVREARRAFANGRVAGWPVGEGGAGAVGGAPGGYGPPVPYGPHTPYGPPVAYGESVPYGAPVAYGESVPYGAHTPYGPPVSYAPPYGAPVGHGPAPVQSSAAAAGVPSADGSAVPVEGAAADPSPGPATGFVPPA, from the coding sequence GTGAGCGAGCTGGTGACGGGTGAGGCTGTGGCGTTGGAGCTGCGGCCTGCCAGGCTGCCCAGCCGGGCGTTGGCCGTGCTGCTGGATCTGGTCGTGGTCTTCGTCGTCTATGTCGTCGTGAGCATCGCTCTGGTGGCGGCGACCGCTTCCCTGGACGAGGCGGCACAGATCGCGCTGTCGATCGCGATGTTCCTGCTGGTGCTGGTGGGCGGGCCGATCGCGGTGGAGACGCTCAGCCACGGGCGGTCGCTCGGGAAGATGGCGTGCGGGTTGCGGGTGGTGCGGGACGACGGTGGGCCGATCCGGTTCCGGCACGCGTTGGTGCGGGGTGCGCTCGGTGTGGTGGAGATCCTCCTGACGATCGGAGTGGTGGCCTGTATCGCCTCGCTCGTGTCGGCGCGGGGGCGCCGGCTCGGGGATGTCTTCGCCGGGACGCTGGTGGTTCGGGAACGTGTGCCTGTGGCGCGGTCCGGTTTCGTCCCTCCCCCTCCTCCCTGGCTGGCGGGACGGTTCCAGGCACTTGATCTTTCGTCCGTGCCTGATGGGCTGTGGCTGGCCGTCCGCCAGTACCTGGGGCGGATGTACCAGCTGGATCCGCAGGTCGGCCAGTCGATGGCGGAGCGGCTGGCGGGAGATCTCGCCGCGTGTACGGGGACGCCGGTACCGCAAGGGGTTCCGGCGGCCGCGTATCTGGCGGCGGTGGTACAGGAGCGGCAGGTTCGGGAAGCGCGACGGGCCTTCGCGAACGGCCGGGTGGCGGGATGGCCTGTGGGTGAGGGTGGAGCCGGAGCTGTGGGCGGTGCGCCCGGGGGTTACGGCCCGCCGGTGCCGTACGGGCCGCACACGCCGTACGGGCCGCCGGTGGCGTACGGGGAGTCCGTGCCGTACGGGGCGCCGGTGGCGTACGGGGAGTCCGTGCCGTATGGGGCTCATACGCCCTACGGGCCTCCGGTGTCGTACGCACCGCCGTACGGGGCGCCGGTGGGGCACGGGCCTGCTCCTGTGCAGTCGTCCGCTGCGGCTGCTGGGGTTCCGTCGGCGGACGGCTCCGCGGTGCCGGTGGAGGGGGCGGCCGCCGATCCGTCCCCGGGCCCGGCGACTGGGTTCGTGCCGCCGGCGTAG
- a CDS encoding cation diffusion facilitator family transporter yields MSASGGTKAIVAALGANLAIAASKFVAFAFSGSSSMLAEGVHSLADSGNQALLLVGGKKAQREATPQHPFGYGRERYIYAFLVSIVLFSVGGMFAIYEGYEKIKHPHQIEHWYWPVGVLVFAIIAEGFSFRTAIKESNPLRGDHSWKEFVRRAKAPELPVVLLEDLGALVGLVLALGGVGLALLTDDGVWDGIGTLCIGILLVLIALVLAAETKSLLLGEAASTEDLRKIEAAVVDGDTVTRVIHMRTLHLGPEELLVAAKIAVQHDDTATQVATAINAAESRIRTAVPIARVIYLEPDIYSEAEAAKGSDPEAAPGGPTQHPTEH; encoded by the coding sequence ATGAGCGCGTCAGGCGGCACCAAGGCGATCGTGGCGGCACTCGGGGCCAACCTCGCGATCGCGGCATCGAAGTTCGTGGCGTTCGCGTTCAGCGGCTCGTCGTCGATGCTCGCCGAGGGCGTGCACTCGCTCGCCGACTCCGGCAACCAGGCCCTGCTCCTCGTCGGAGGCAAGAAGGCCCAGCGCGAGGCCACCCCGCAACACCCCTTCGGCTACGGCCGCGAGCGCTACATCTACGCCTTCCTCGTCTCCATCGTCCTCTTCTCGGTCGGCGGCATGTTCGCCATCTACGAGGGCTACGAGAAGATCAAGCACCCGCACCAGATCGAGCACTGGTACTGGCCCGTCGGAGTCCTCGTCTTCGCGATCATCGCCGAGGGCTTCTCCTTCCGTACGGCCATCAAGGAGTCCAACCCCCTGCGGGGCGACCACTCCTGGAAGGAGTTCGTCCGCCGCGCCAAGGCACCCGAGCTTCCGGTCGTCCTCCTGGAGGACCTGGGCGCCCTCGTCGGCCTGGTCCTCGCGCTCGGCGGCGTCGGCCTGGCACTGCTCACCGACGACGGCGTCTGGGACGGCATCGGCACCCTCTGCATCGGTATCCTCCTCGTCCTCATCGCCCTCGTCCTCGCCGCCGAGACCAAGTCCCTCCTCCTCGGCGAGGCCGCGAGCACCGAAGACCTCCGGAAGATCGAGGCGGCGGTCGTCGACGGCGACACCGTCACCCGCGTCATCCACATGCGCACCCTCCACCTGGGCCCCGAGGAACTCCTGGTCGCCGCCAAGATCGCCGTCCAGCACGACGACACGGCCACCCAGGTCGCCACCGCCATCAACGCTGCCGAGTCCCGCATCCGCACCGCGGTCCCGATCGCCCGCGTCATCTACCTCGAACCCGACATCTACAGCGAGGCCGAGGCCGCCAAGGGCTCCGACCCCGAGGCGGCTCCGGGCGGCCCCACACAGCACCCGACAGAGCACTGA
- the ahcY gene encoding adenosylhomocysteinase: MTTVDNRQDFKVADLSLAAFGRKEITLAEHEMPGLMSIRKEFAATQPLAGARIMGSLHMTVQTAVLIETLVALGAEVRWVSCNIFSTQDHAAAAVAVGPHGTPEDPQGVPVFAWKGETLEEYWWCTEQALTWPNSPTGGPNMILDDGGDATLLVHKGVEYEKAGKVPSVDTADNDEHRVVLELLNRTITEGSQKWTQLASEIRGVTEETTTGVHRLYEMHRDGTLLFPAINVNDAVTKSKFDNKYGCRHSLIDGINRATDVLIGGKTAVVCGYGDVGKGCAESLRGQGARVIITEIDPICALQAAMDGYQVTTLDEVVETADIFITTTGNKDIIMAADMARMKHQAIVGNIGHFDNEIDMAGLARIPGIVKDEVKPQVHTWTFADGKVLIVLSEGRLLNLGNATGHPSFVMSNSFADQTLAQIELFTKPEEYPIDVYVLPKHLDEKVARLHLDALGVKLTTLRPEQAAYIGVEVEGPYKSDQYRY; encoded by the coding sequence ATGACGACTGTCGACAACCGACAGGACTTCAAGGTCGCCGATCTCTCCCTGGCCGCGTTCGGCCGCAAGGAGATCACCCTGGCCGAGCACGAGATGCCCGGCCTGATGTCGATCCGCAAGGAATTCGCCGCCACCCAGCCCCTCGCCGGCGCCCGGATCATGGGCTCGCTGCACATGACCGTGCAGACCGCCGTCCTGATCGAGACCCTGGTCGCCCTCGGCGCCGAGGTCCGCTGGGTGTCCTGCAACATCTTCTCCACCCAGGACCACGCGGCCGCCGCCGTCGCCGTCGGCCCCCACGGCACCCCCGAGGACCCGCAGGGCGTCCCGGTCTTCGCCTGGAAGGGCGAGACCCTGGAGGAGTACTGGTGGTGCACGGAGCAGGCGCTGACCTGGCCGAACAGCCCCACCGGCGGCCCGAACATGATCCTCGACGACGGCGGTGACGCCACTCTCCTGGTCCACAAGGGCGTCGAGTACGAGAAGGCCGGCAAGGTCCCCTCCGTCGACACCGCCGACAACGACGAGCACCGCGTCGTCCTCGAGCTCCTCAACCGCACCATCACCGAGGGCTCGCAGAAGTGGACGCAGCTCGCCTCGGAGATCCGCGGCGTGACCGAGGAGACCACGACCGGTGTCCACCGCCTGTACGAGATGCACCGGGACGGCACGCTGCTGTTCCCGGCGATCAACGTCAACGACGCCGTCACCAAGTCGAAGTTCGACAACAAGTACGGCTGCCGCCACTCCCTGATCGACGGCATCAACCGTGCCACCGACGTCCTCATCGGCGGCAAGACCGCCGTCGTCTGCGGTTACGGCGATGTCGGCAAGGGCTGCGCGGAGTCGCTGCGCGGCCAGGGCGCCCGGGTGATCATCACCGAGATCGACCCGATCTGCGCGCTGCAGGCGGCGATGGACGGCTACCAGGTCACCACGCTCGACGAGGTCGTCGAGACGGCCGACATCTTCATCACCACCACCGGCAACAAGGACATCATCATGGCCGCCGACATGGCCCGGATGAAGCACCAGGCCATCGTCGGGAACATCGGCCACTTCGACAACGAGATCGACATGGCCGGTCTCGCCCGGATCCCCGGCATCGTCAAGGACGAGGTCAAGCCGCAGGTCCACACCTGGACCTTCGCGGACGGCAAGGTCCTCATCGTGCTGTCCGAGGGCCGCCTGCTCAACCTGGGCAACGCCACCGGCCACCCCTCCTTCGTGATGTCCAACTCCTTCGCGGACCAGACCCTGGCCCAGATCGAGCTGTTCACCAAGCCCGAGGAGTACCCGATCGACGTCTACGTGCTGCCCAAGCACCTCGACGAGAAGGTCGCCCGCCTCCACCTGGACGCACTCGGCGTCAAACTCACCACGCTGCGCCCCGAGCAGGCCGCCTACATCGGCGTCGAGGTCGAGGGGCCCTACAAGTCGGACCAGTACCGCTACTGA
- a CDS encoding AAA family ATPase gives MDPTTDNAGNTGDPRRARASLEALRAEISKAVVGQDPAVTGLVVALLCRGHVLLEGVPGVAKTLLVRALASALELDTKRVQFTPDLMPSDITGSLVYDTRTAEFSFQPGPVFTHLLLADEINRTPPKTQSSLLEAMEERQVTVDGTPRPLPDPFLVAATQNPVEYEGTYPLPEAQLDRFLLKLTIPLPSRQEEIDVLTRHAEGFDPRDLHAAGIRPVAGPADLEAARAAVAETTISPEITAYVVDICRATRESPSLTLGVSPRGATALLATARAWAWLTGRDYVIPDDVKALALPTLRHRVQLRPEAEMEGVTADSVINAILTHVPVPR, from the coding sequence ATGGACCCGACCACTGACAACGCCGGGAACACCGGGGACCCGCGCCGCGCCCGCGCCTCCCTGGAAGCCCTGCGCGCCGAGATCTCCAAGGCCGTGGTCGGCCAGGACCCCGCCGTGACGGGCCTCGTCGTCGCCCTCCTCTGCCGCGGACACGTCCTCCTCGAAGGAGTCCCCGGAGTGGCCAAGACGCTGCTCGTCCGCGCCCTCGCCTCCGCACTCGAACTCGACACCAAACGCGTCCAGTTCACCCCCGACCTCATGCCCAGCGACATCACCGGCTCCCTGGTCTACGACACCCGCACCGCCGAGTTCTCCTTCCAGCCCGGCCCCGTCTTCACCCACCTCCTCCTCGCCGACGAGATCAACCGCACCCCGCCGAAAACCCAGTCGTCCCTCCTCGAAGCCATGGAGGAACGCCAGGTCACCGTCGACGGCACCCCGCGCCCGCTCCCCGACCCCTTCCTCGTCGCGGCGACCCAGAACCCCGTCGAGTACGAAGGCACGTACCCCCTCCCCGAAGCCCAGCTGGACCGCTTCCTGCTCAAACTGACGATCCCGCTCCCCTCCCGCCAGGAGGAGATCGACGTCCTCACCCGCCATGCCGAAGGCTTCGACCCCCGCGATCTGCACGCCGCCGGCATACGCCCTGTCGCAGGCCCGGCCGACCTCGAAGCGGCCCGCGCAGCCGTCGCCGAGACGACGATCTCCCCGGAGATCACCGCCTACGTCGTCGACATCTGCCGCGCCACCCGCGAATCCCCGTCCCTCACGCTGGGCGTCTCCCCGCGCGGCGCGACCGCCCTCCTCGCCACCGCACGCGCGTGGGCCTGGCTCACCGGCCGCGACTACGTCATCCCCGACGACGTCAAAGCCCTCGCCCTCCCCACGCTCCGCCACCGCGTGCAGCTCCGCCCGGAAGCCGAGATGGAAGGCGTGACGGCCGACTCCGTCATCAACGCGATCCTCACCCACGTCCCCGTGCCCCGCTGA
- a CDS encoding DUF58 domain-containing protein, whose amino-acid sequence MALTGRTALLAALGSLPVGIWDAGWTGILAVNAPLAVACACDFALAAPVRRLSLTRSGDTSARLGDPADVTLTVTNPSRRPLRAHLRDAWPPSSWQPGTETEASRHDLAVPPGERRRITTRLRPTRRGDHQSDRVTIRSYGPLGLFSRQGTHKVPWTVRVLPPFTSRKHLPSKLARLRELDGRTSVLTRGEGTEFDSLREYVPGDDTRSIDWRATARHASVAVRTWRPERDRHILLVLDTGRTSAGRVGDAPRLDASLDAALLLAALASRAGDRVDLLAYDRRVRALVQGRTARDVLPALVNAMATLEPELVETNARGLTATALRTAPRRSLIVLMTTLDAAPVEEGLLPVLPQLTQRHTVLVASVADPYIAHMATSRGDAEAVYEAASAAQAQTERHRTAEQLRRHGVTVVDATPDQLAPALADAYLALKAAGRL is encoded by the coding sequence ATGGCTCTCACCGGACGCACCGCACTCCTCGCGGCCCTCGGCTCCCTCCCCGTCGGCATCTGGGACGCCGGCTGGACCGGCATCCTCGCCGTCAACGCGCCCCTGGCCGTGGCCTGCGCCTGCGACTTCGCCCTGGCCGCCCCGGTACGCCGACTAAGCCTGACCCGTTCAGGCGACACCTCCGCCCGCCTCGGCGACCCGGCGGACGTCACCCTCACCGTCACCAACCCGTCCCGTCGCCCCCTGCGCGCCCACCTCCGCGACGCCTGGCCCCCGAGCAGCTGGCAACCAGGAACAGAGACAGAAGCCTCCCGCCACGACCTGGCGGTCCCGCCCGGCGAACGCCGCCGCATCACCACCCGCCTACGCCCCACCCGCCGCGGCGACCACCAGTCCGACCGCGTCACCATCCGCTCCTACGGCCCCCTCGGCCTCTTCTCCCGCCAAGGCACCCACAAGGTCCCCTGGACCGTACGGGTCCTCCCCCCGTTCACCAGCCGCAAGCACCTCCCCTCGAAACTGGCCCGCCTTCGCGAACTGGACGGCCGCACCAGCGTCCTCACCCGCGGCGAAGGCACCGAATTCGACAGCCTGCGCGAATACGTCCCCGGCGACGACACCCGCTCCATCGACTGGCGCGCCACGGCCCGCCACGCGTCGGTCGCCGTCCGCACGTGGCGCCCCGAACGCGACCGCCACATCCTGCTCGTCCTCGACACCGGCCGCACCTCCGCGGGCCGCGTCGGCGACGCCCCTCGCCTCGACGCCTCCCTGGACGCCGCTCTCCTCCTCGCCGCACTGGCCTCCCGCGCCGGCGACCGGGTCGACCTCCTCGCCTACGACCGCCGGGTGCGTGCCCTCGTCCAGGGCCGAACAGCACGCGACGTACTTCCCGCCCTGGTCAACGCCATGGCCACCCTCGAGCCCGAACTCGTCGAAACGAACGCCCGCGGCCTCACCGCCACAGCCCTCCGTACGGCCCCTCGCCGCTCCCTCATCGTTCTCATGACCACCCTGGACGCCGCCCCGGTCGAGGAAGGCCTCCTCCCCGTCCTCCCCCAGCTCACGCAACGCCATACGGTCCTGGTGGCATCGGTCGCCGACCCGTACATCGCCCATATGGCCACCTCCCGAGGCGACGCCGAGGCCGTGTACGAGGCGGCATCGGCAGCCCAGGCCCAAACGGAACGTCATCGCACAGCCGAGCAACTCCGCCGACACGGCGTCACCGTCGTCGACGCGACACCGGACCAACTGGCCCCCGCACTCGCAGACGCCTATCTGGCACTAAAGGCAGCAGGACGCCTGTAA
- a CDS encoding stage II sporulation protein M, with amino-acid sequence MDLDVFVSAHRAEWDRLDALLLRRRGLTGAETDELVTLYQRTATHLSLIQSSAPDPQLTGRLTQLVARARSAVTGTRRASWRDVTRFLTQGFPAAVYRARHWWVPTALVSTAVAVFLGWWIGTHPEVQSSIAAPEELRELTRPGGLYETYYSSHQAAAFAAQVWTNNAQAAAMCLVLGVFLGLPVLWILFQNMLNLGIGAGLMSSAGRLDTFLGLVLPHGLLELTAVFVAAGTGLRLGWTVIDPGPRTRRTALAEEGRAAVGMAIGLALVLFVSGAIEGFVTPSGLPTWARITIGITAELVFLAYVYVVGGRAARAGDTGDVEATERSAAVPTAA; translated from the coding sequence ATGGACCTCGACGTCTTCGTCTCCGCCCACAGAGCCGAATGGGACCGTCTCGACGCCCTTCTGCTCCGTCGGCGCGGCCTCACCGGCGCCGAGACCGACGAACTCGTCACCCTCTACCAGCGCACCGCCACCCACCTGTCCCTGATCCAGTCCAGCGCCCCCGACCCGCAGCTCACCGGTCGGCTCACCCAACTCGTGGCACGCGCGCGCAGCGCGGTCACGGGAACCCGGCGCGCTTCATGGCGCGACGTCACCCGCTTCCTCACGCAGGGCTTTCCCGCAGCGGTCTACAGGGCACGCCACTGGTGGGTGCCCACGGCGCTCGTCTCCACCGCCGTCGCCGTCTTTCTGGGCTGGTGGATCGGTACCCACCCGGAAGTCCAGTCCTCCATAGCGGCCCCCGAAGAACTGCGCGAGCTCACCCGACCCGGCGGCCTGTACGAGACGTACTACTCGAGCCACCAGGCCGCGGCGTTCGCCGCCCAGGTCTGGACGAACAACGCCCAGGCCGCCGCCATGTGCCTGGTCCTCGGGGTCTTCCTGGGCCTGCCGGTCCTCTGGATCCTCTTCCAGAACATGCTCAACCTCGGTATCGGGGCCGGCCTCATGTCCTCGGCAGGCCGGCTCGACACCTTCCTCGGCCTCGTCCTCCCGCACGGCCTGCTCGAGCTGACAGCGGTCTTCGTCGCGGCCGGCACCGGGCTCCGCCTGGGCTGGACGGTCATCGACCCGGGCCCACGCACCCGGCGCACCGCGCTCGCCGAAGAGGGCCGAGCCGCGGTCGGCATGGCGATCGGCCTCGCGCTGGTCCTCTTCGTGTCCGGCGCCATCGAAGGCTTCGTCACCCCGTCGGGCCTGCCGACATGGGCCCGCATCACCATCGGCATCACAGCCGAACTGGTCTTCCTCGCGTACGTCTACGTCGTGGGCGGCAGAGCCGCCCGAGCTGGTGACACGGGCGACGTCGAGGCCACCGAGCGCAGCGCCGCGGTGCCGACGGCCGCTTGA